Proteins found in one Zea mays cultivar B73 chromosome 1, Zm-B73-REFERENCE-NAM-5.0, whole genome shotgun sequence genomic segment:
- the LOC103644181 gene encoding tryptophan synthase alpha chain, chloroplastic isoform X3: MDQLFRLTSFQASATRALKKGTTLDSVIEMLKGVTPELSCPIVLFTYYNPILKRGVGNFMSFIKQAGIHGLVVPDLPLEETALLRSEAIMHNIELVLLTTPTTPTDRMKGIAQASEGFLYLVSAVGVTGARSNVNLRVEHLLREIKKVYFLVSMTCGASGIQMVIFLALQVTDKPVAVGFGVSTPEHVKQIVGWGADGVIVGSAIVRQLCEAATPEEGLERLEEYARSMKAAMP; this comes from the exons ATGGACCAGTTATTCAG ATTGACATCATTTCAGGCTTCTGCAACACGGGCGCTTAAGAAAGGCACTACACTCGATTCTGTCATAGAAATGCTGAAGGGGGTTACACCTGAGCTTTCTTGCCCCATTGTTCTTTTCACATACTATAATCCAATTCTGAAACGTGGTGTGGGAAACTTCATGTCTTTTATCAAACAAGCTGGCATACATG GACTTGTAGTGCCTGATCTTCCCTTGGAGGAGACAGCGTTGCTGAGGAGCGAGGCCATTATGCACAACATAGAGCTG GTGCTGCTTACAACGCCAACCACGCCAACAGATCGGATGAAGGGAATTGCACAAGCTTCAGAAGGATTTCTCTATCTT GTGAGCGCTGTAGGGGTTACAGGTGCACGCTCAAATGTAAACTTACGTGTAGAACACCTTCTTAGGGAGATCAAGAAG GTATATTTTTTGGtgtctatgacatgtggggccagtgGCATACAAATGGTTATCTTCCTGGCTTTACAGGTTACAGACAAACCGGTAGCTGTTGGTTTCGGTGTATCGACTCCAGAGCATGTGAAACAG ATCGTGGGCTGGGGAGCGGACGGTGTGATTGTTGGCAGTGCGATTGTGAGGCAGTTGTGTGAGGCTGCTACTCCTGAAGAGGGTCTGGAAAGGCTCGAGGAGTACGCCAGGAGTATGAAGGCTGCTATGCCGTGA
- the LOC103644181 gene encoding tryptophan synthase alpha chain, chloroplastic isoform X2, whose translation MANRGAAAGKLTVAETFSNLREQGKSAFIPFITAGDPDLATTSKALKILNSCGSDVIEVGVPYSDPLADGPVIQASATRALKKGTTLDSVIEMLKGVTPELSCPIVLFTYYNPILKRGVGNFMSFIKQAGIHGLVVPDLPLEETALLRSEAIMHNIELVLLTTPTTPTDRMKGIAQASEGFLYLVSAVGVTGARSNVNLRVEHLLREIKKVTDKPVAVGFGVSTPEHVKQIVGWGADGVIVGSAIVRQLCEAATPEEGLERLEEYARSMKAAMP comes from the exons ATGGCCAACCGCGGCGCTGCGGCCGGCAAGCTCACCGTCGCCGAGACATTCTCCAACCTCAGGGAGCAAGGCAAG AGTGCATTCATCCCGTTCATCACTGCTGGTGATCCTGACCTGGCAACCACATCAAAAGCATTGAAGATTCTCAATTCCTGCGGTTCGGATGTTATAGAGGTTGGCGTACCATACTCGGATCCACTGGCTGATGGACCAGTTATTCAG GCTTCTGCAACACGGGCGCTTAAGAAAGGCACTACACTCGATTCTGTCATAGAAATGCTGAAGGGGGTTACACCTGAGCTTTCTTGCCCCATTGTTCTTTTCACATACTATAATCCAATTCTGAAACGTGGTGTGGGAAACTTCATGTCTTTTATCAAACAAGCTGGCATACATG GACTTGTAGTGCCTGATCTTCCCTTGGAGGAGACAGCGTTGCTGAGGAGCGAGGCCATTATGCACAACATAGAGCTG GTGCTGCTTACAACGCCAACCACGCCAACAGATCGGATGAAGGGAATTGCACAAGCTTCAGAAGGATTTCTCTATCTT GTGAGCGCTGTAGGGGTTACAGGTGCACGCTCAAATGTAAACTTACGTGTAGAACACCTTCTTAGGGAGATCAAGAAG GTTACAGACAAACCGGTAGCTGTTGGTTTCGGTGTATCGACTCCAGAGCATGTGAAACAG ATCGTGGGCTGGGGAGCGGACGGTGTGATTGTTGGCAGTGCGATTGTGAGGCAGTTGTGTGAGGCTGCTACTCCTGAAGAGGGTCTGGAAAGGCTCGAGGAGTACGCCAGGAGTATGAAGGCTGCTATGCCGTGA
- the LOC103644181 gene encoding tryptophan synthase alpha chain isoform X1 — MANRGAAAGKLTVAETFSNLREQGKSAFIPFITAGDPDLATTSKALKILNSCGSDVIEVGVPYSDPLADGPVIQASATRALKKGTTLDSVIEMLKGVTPELSCPIVLFTYYNPILKRGVGNFMSFIKQAGIHGLVVPDLPLEETALLRSEAIMHNIELVLLTTPTTPTDRMKGIAQASEGFLYLVSAVGVTGARSNVNLRVEHLLREIKKVYFLVSMTCGASGIQMVIFLALQVTDKPVAVGFGVSTPEHVKQIVGWGADGVIVGSAIVRQLCEAATPEEGLERLEEYARSMKAAMP; from the exons ATGGCCAACCGCGGCGCTGCGGCCGGCAAGCTCACCGTCGCCGAGACATTCTCCAACCTCAGGGAGCAAGGCAAG AGTGCATTCATCCCGTTCATCACTGCTGGTGATCCTGACCTGGCAACCACATCAAAAGCATTGAAGATTCTCAATTCCTGCGGTTCGGATGTTATAGAGGTTGGCGTACCATACTCGGATCCACTGGCTGATGGACCAGTTATTCAG GCTTCTGCAACACGGGCGCTTAAGAAAGGCACTACACTCGATTCTGTCATAGAAATGCTGAAGGGGGTTACACCTGAGCTTTCTTGCCCCATTGTTCTTTTCACATACTATAATCCAATTCTGAAACGTGGTGTGGGAAACTTCATGTCTTTTATCAAACAAGCTGGCATACATG GACTTGTAGTGCCTGATCTTCCCTTGGAGGAGACAGCGTTGCTGAGGAGCGAGGCCATTATGCACAACATAGAGCTG GTGCTGCTTACAACGCCAACCACGCCAACAGATCGGATGAAGGGAATTGCACAAGCTTCAGAAGGATTTCTCTATCTT GTGAGCGCTGTAGGGGTTACAGGTGCACGCTCAAATGTAAACTTACGTGTAGAACACCTTCTTAGGGAGATCAAGAAG GTATATTTTTTGGtgtctatgacatgtggggccagtgGCATACAAATGGTTATCTTCCTGGCTTTACAGGTTACAGACAAACCGGTAGCTGTTGGTTTCGGTGTATCGACTCCAGAGCATGTGAAACAG ATCGTGGGCTGGGGAGCGGACGGTGTGATTGTTGGCAGTGCGATTGTGAGGCAGTTGTGTGAGGCTGCTACTCCTGAAGAGGGTCTGGAAAGGCTCGAGGAGTACGCCAGGAGTATGAAGGCTGCTATGCCGTGA